Proteins encoded together in one Campylobacter concisus window:
- a CDS encoding DUF3737 family protein, which translates to MQERNAEIFTGERAMFGAKGINFINCIFEDGESPLKHSSNLKLNECVFAYKYPLWYASDITLNGGYLEPLARAGMWYSTNLSFKDVVINAPKSFRKSSQISLENVNFSDAAETLWGCEDVKIKNVFAKGDYFGTNSENLEVDGLSLDGNYCFDGCKNLRITNSKLISKDAFWNCENVVAQNCLISGEYLAWNAKNVTLIDCTIKSLQALCYVENLVVKDCIFMDTSLAFEYSSVDVSTKSSIKSVKNPKSGVIRAGKIEEIIIDGSLVDVSKIEIITDEI; encoded by the coding sequence ATGCAAGAGAGAAACGCTGAAATTTTCACTGGAGAACGCGCGATGTTTGGGGCAAAGGGGATAAATTTTATTAACTGCATCTTTGAAGATGGCGAGTCGCCGCTAAAACACAGCTCAAATTTAAAGCTAAATGAGTGCGTTTTTGCCTACAAATATCCACTTTGGTACGCAAGCGACATCACGCTAAATGGCGGATACTTGGAGCCTCTAGCAAGGGCTGGTATGTGGTACAGCACAAATTTAAGCTTCAAAGACGTGGTCATAAATGCGCCAAAAAGCTTTAGAAAAAGCTCGCAAATTTCACTTGAAAATGTAAATTTCTCAGACGCTGCCGAGACACTTTGGGGGTGCGAGGACGTGAAGATAAAAAACGTCTTTGCAAAAGGGGATTACTTTGGGACAAATAGCGAAAATTTGGAGGTTGATGGGCTAAGCTTAGACGGCAACTACTGCTTTGATGGCTGCAAAAACCTTCGCATCACAAACTCAAAGCTCATCTCAAAAGACGCCTTTTGGAACTGCGAAAACGTGGTCGCGCAAAACTGCCTCATCTCAGGCGAATACCTAGCCTGGAACGCTAAAAATGTGACGCTCATAGACTGCACGATAAAGAGCTTGCAAGCGCTTTGCTATGTGGAAAATTTGGTCGTGAAAGATTGCATTTTTATGGATACAAGCCTTGCTTTTGAGTATTCAAGCGTCGATGTGAGCACAAAAAGCAGCATAAAAAGTGTGAAAAATCCAAAAAGCGGCGTCATAAGAGCTGGCAAGATAGAGGAGATCATCATAGACGGCAGCTTGGTTGATGTAAGCAAGATAGAGATCATCACGGATGAAATTTAG
- a CDS encoding SU10 major capsid protein produces the protein MAITTTGFQASATKREGLKPSVYENIILIGADETPILKLIGTSSVKGIEHSSLTDSLAAPKKNAQLEISDFDDQIKSSVQKTSNAVQIFTSNVSVSRSMQAVATYGGKELERETAKRAKEHKLDMEYAIFGLGRDADVKKSVFKAPSVRTDATAGEMAGLFYFLAKGAAAFASGKRGNVIAFDSSGDWKGTPAALTETVLSQLLQNIWDAGTTPKDVFIGAELKPAISKIVFRYHSRRQIIILILKFIAKRLIFGIIKAIISIFLENLV, from the coding sequence ATGGCAATAACTACAACTGGGTTTCAAGCCTCAGCTACAAAAAGAGAAGGCTTAAAGCCCTCAGTCTACGAAAACATAATTTTAATAGGTGCTGATGAGACGCCTATACTTAAACTTATTGGCACTTCAAGTGTTAAAGGTATAGAGCACTCCTCTCTAACTGACAGCTTAGCTGCCCCAAAGAAAAACGCACAGCTAGAAATTTCTGACTTTGACGATCAGATCAAATCAAGCGTGCAAAAGACTTCAAACGCAGTGCAAATTTTCACTTCAAACGTTAGTGTTTCAAGAAGTATGCAAGCAGTGGCTACGTATGGCGGTAAAGAGCTAGAGCGTGAGACTGCTAAAAGAGCAAAAGAGCATAAGCTAGATATGGAGTATGCTATCTTTGGTCTTGGTCGTGACGCTGACGTTAAAAAGAGTGTGTTTAAAGCACCGAGCGTTAGAACTGACGCAACAGCTGGCGAAATGGCAGGCTTATTTTACTTCTTGGCTAAAGGTGCGGCTGCGTTTGCAAGCGGTAAGCGTGGAAACGTCATAGCATTTGATAGCTCAGGCGATTGGAAAGGTACTCCAGCAGCACTAACTGAAACCGTGCTATCACAACTACTTCAAAATATTTGGGATGCAGGCACAACTCCAAAAGATGTGTTTATTGGTGCTGAGCTAAAGCCAGCTATTAGTAAAATAGTGTTTAGATATCATTCTAGACGTCAAATAATTATTTTAATATTAAAATTTATCGCTAAAAGATTGATATTTGGCATCATTAAAGCAATAATATCTATATTTTTAGAGAATTTGGTTTGA
- a CDS encoding LPD23 domain-containing protein, which yields MGELKSSGDITNSLLKALNAENGLDLKALTARLSSSEQEALETNLIRGVIEKFTKDGITDFSKVSNTLKDAPFESKRVVEIMGELNKKAPILNNTSSLLEKLTAINPKAKELQQGIGHSVTGALMTMKRNLAIERLKSLLPVLGNDASLKNHIRSAINNAGDLKSVINNLEKIEVKDAPENSTKLLEAFKNEVKALREEAQTGETKGDNFITKESPAPKSDLNVKISVDDWVRELGGINANKQIKADLTKLYEKHKELFAKPSDVFRLIKAVKENPTFFYNNNEPNTALIGKILDNGKLGKIGIQKDYDSEYLKLNHATYSSKADKENKRLLRRNEKSHLVGSPTPTQLTLGKATEPTADGAKALLDEKGRASENALHSHTKPAGALKLEQDARLARDSGIIPQKDKNTKTINASPHIASGLLGGTANGADENGNVSPEEFAKGFIYALFGSKFSASAVKRISPELYNSILGLGKKMPQMAKDNPKLLTKIYGSAKSNSINSFAGEKALNASANKLSKAKAMLEKGEDEVKIWQSTGWYKDKDGAWKFEIDDSPAKIKNQNADKLGDLLEHKELFKAYPELKDIKIKKIIDEKGENLGYYDPNKKEIAINNIGDKSTLMHEVQHAIQNIEGFARGGEYDIVWNAAVRTIEKKYENELAKLEKIANEAWKKEEPLQKAYIELFDKGLKDSPEAQRLLKEREPYSKKGWEANNKIRNKKWAIEDEKNAITDKDMYEAYQKIHGEVEARNVQNRLNLNKKDRVYPHETFDVNPNDTFVSREDGVNFSKKLPELKEKRGIYNVTYNGKFSTPVYKDLTTIDDAIKYAKGDKSKGAKHISIRHLNDENKEGYVTRQELLSLGENIRAYLKENKEPFIDKRGGHIYEWEDKDGVRFRAVIGQAKRESDDRSITSTLKPTDEATKSGIIPNSSLYSSNDIITFYSDRNLKEPMKFENPKLKLLDAIDASSDKAGLVKKVLLNKDISDGVKAKAVNRLTKNKISQGAKTSYISTKNSKNN from the coding sequence ATGGGCGAGCTAAAGAGTAGTGGCGATATAACAAATTCACTTTTAAAAGCTCTTAACGCAGAAAATGGCTTAGATTTAAAAGCTCTTACAGCTAGATTAAGCAGTAGCGAACAAGAAGCATTAGAAACTAACTTAATCCGTGGCGTAATAGAAAAATTTACTAAAGATGGAATAACTGACTTTTCTAAAGTAAGCAATACTTTAAAAGATGCTCCGTTTGAGAGTAAAAGAGTGGTAGAGATAATGGGGGAGCTAAACAAAAAAGCTCCTATATTAAATAACACGTCATCGCTGCTTGAAAAATTAACAGCTATCAACCCAAAAGCTAAAGAGCTACAACAAGGCATAGGGCATTCAGTAACTGGAGCACTTATGACAATGAAGAGAAATTTAGCCATTGAAAGGTTAAAATCACTACTCCCAGTATTAGGCAATGATGCATCTTTAAAAAATCATATAAGAAGTGCAATTAATAATGCAGGTGATCTAAAAAGTGTTATTAATAATCTTGAAAAGATAGAGGTAAAAGATGCACCAGAGAACTCAACTAAACTACTAGAAGCTTTTAAAAACGAGGTAAAGGCGTTAAGAGAGGAGGCTCAAACTGGAGAGACAAAAGGGGATAATTTTATCACAAAAGAAAGCCCAGCGCCAAAAAGTGATTTAAATGTAAAAATTAGCGTGGATGACTGGGTGAGAGAGCTTGGAGGAATAAATGCAAATAAACAAATTAAGGCTGATTTAACCAAGCTTTATGAAAAGCACAAGGAACTTTTTGCTAAGCCAAGTGATGTTTTTAGACTAATAAAAGCAGTCAAAGAAAATCCGACGTTTTTTTATAACAATAATGAGCCAAATACGGCTTTGATAGGCAAAATTTTAGATAATGGCAAGCTTGGCAAAATAGGCATACAAAAAGACTATGATAGTGAGTATTTAAAGCTAAACCATGCGACTTATTCAAGTAAAGCAGACAAGGAAAACAAGAGACTTTTAAGAAGAAATGAAAAATCTCATCTAGTGGGGTCGCCTACTCCCACACAGCTCACTCTTGGCAAAGCCACAGAGCCAACGGCGGATGGTGCAAAAGCACTTTTAGATGAGAAAGGGCGAGCTAGTGAGAACGCCCTACACTCACACACTAAGCCAGCCGGGGCGTTAAAGTTGGAGCAAGATGCTCGTTTAGCTCGCGATAGTGGAATTATACCACAAAAAGACAAAAACACTAAAACAATAAACGCAAGCCCACACATAGCAAGTGGCTTACTTGGTGGCACAGCAAATGGTGCCGATGAAAATGGCAATGTTAGCCCTGAAGAGTTTGCAAAAGGTTTTATATATGCATTGTTTGGGTCAAAATTTAGTGCTTCAGCGGTTAAACGCATAAGCCCAGAGCTTTACAATTCTATTCTTGGACTTGGTAAAAAGATGCCGCAAATGGCAAAAGATAATCCAAAATTATTAACTAAAATTTATGGATCAGCAAAGAGCAATAGTATAAATTCTTTTGCAGGAGAAAAGGCACTTAATGCTAGTGCCAATAAACTCTCAAAAGCTAAAGCGATGCTAGAAAAAGGCGAAGATGAAGTTAAGATTTGGCAAAGCACTGGTTGGTACAAAGACAAAGATGGCGCTTGGAAGTTTGAGATAGATGATAGCCCAGCTAAAATCAAAAATCAAAACGCAGATAAATTAGGCGACTTACTAGAGCATAAAGAGCTATTTAAAGCATATCCTGAGTTAAAGGATATAAAAATTAAAAAGATAATCGACGAAAAAGGAGAAAACCTAGGATATTATGACCCTAATAAAAAAGAGATAGCCATAAACAACATAGGCGATAAATCTACGCTTATGCACGAGGTGCAACACGCCATACAAAACATCGAAGGCTTTGCAAGGGGTGGAGAATATGACATAGTATGGAATGCCGCTGTAAGAACAATCGAGAAAAAATATGAGAATGAGCTAGCTAAACTTGAAAAAATAGCAAACGAGGCTTGGAAGAAAGAAGAGCCGCTACAAAAAGCATATATAGAGCTTTTTGACAAAGGGCTAAAGGATAGTCCAGAAGCACAAAGATTATTAAAAGAAAGAGAGCCTTATTCTAAGAAGGGGTGGGAAGCAAACAACAAGATAAGAAATAAAAAATGGGCTATAGAAGATGAGAAAAATGCGATCACTGATAAAGATATGTATGAAGCGTATCAAAAGATACATGGCGAGGTAGAAGCAAGGAACGTACAAAATAGGCTCAACCTAAATAAAAAAGATAGAGTTTATCCGCATGAGACTTTTGATGTAAATCCAAATGATACATTTGTAAGTAGAGAAGACGGAGTAAATTTCAGTAAAAAACTACCCGAGCTAAAAGAAAAAAGAGGCATTTATAATGTCACATATAACGGTAAATTCTCAACGCCAGTTTATAAGGATTTAACCACAATAGATGATGCTATTAAATATGCAAAAGGCGACAAAAGCAAGGGGGCTAAACATATAAGCATAAGGCATCTAAATGATGAAAATAAAGAGGGGTATGTAACTAGACAAGAACTTTTAAGTTTGGGTGAAAATATAAGGGCTTATTTAAAAGAGAATAAAGAGCCTTTTATTGATAAAAGGGGCGGACATATTTATGAGTGGGAAGATAAAGACGGAGTAAGATTTAGAGCCGTCATCGGTCAGGCTAAAAGGGAGAGCGACGACCGCTCAATTACTTCAACCTTAAAGCCTACCGATGAAGCCACCAAAAGTGGGATAATCCCAAATAGCAGCCTTTACAGCTCTAACGACATTATAACCTTTTATTCTGATAGAAACTTAAAAGAGCCTATGAAGTTTGAAAACCCAAAGCTTAAACTACTTGATGCGATAGACGCAAGTAGCGACAAAGCAGGCTTAGTTAAGAAAGTGCTACTAAATAAAGACATAAGCGACGGAGTAAAAGCTAAAGCAGTTAATAGGCTAACTAAAAATAAAATTAGTCAAGGTGCAAAAACTAGCTATATATCTACTAAAAACTCCAAAAATAATTAA
- the dcd gene encoding dCTP deaminase — translation MGLKSDSWIRKMSVEKKMIVPFAEEQVGRGVVSYGVSSYGYDIRVGDEFKIFTNIGGTVVDPKNFDEKNVVDFKGDVCIVPPNSFALARTIEYFNMPDNVLAICLGKSTYARCGIIVNVTPFEPGFKGHITIEISNTTPLPAKIYANEGIAQVLFIEGDEPCEVTYADKNGKYQAQEGITLPRILK, via the coding sequence ATGGGTTTAAAATCAGACTCTTGGATAAGGAAAATGTCGGTTGAAAAGAAGATGATCGTGCCATTTGCCGAGGAGCAAGTGGGTCGCGGCGTCGTTAGCTACGGCGTTTCTAGCTATGGCTACGATATCCGCGTGGGCGATGAGTTTAAAATTTTCACAAACATCGGCGGAACCGTCGTTGATCCAAAGAATTTTGATGAGAAAAATGTGGTTGATTTTAAGGGCGACGTCTGTATAGTGCCGCCAAATTCTTTTGCTTTAGCGCGCACGATCGAGTACTTTAACATGCCTGATAACGTGCTAGCGATCTGTCTTGGCAAGAGCACATACGCAAGGTGCGGCATCATCGTAAATGTGACGCCTTTTGAGCCGGGATTTAAGGGGCATATCACGATAGAGATCTCAAACACGACGCCACTTCCTGCGAAAATTTATGCAAACGAGGGCATCGCGCAGGTGCTATTTATCGAGGGTGATGAGCCTTGCGAGGTGACTTATGCTGATAAAAACGGCAAATACCAAGCCCAAGAAGGCATCACGCTGCCTAGAATTTTGAAATAA
- a CDS encoding YcxB family protein — translation MQNEKFRAKFSIKNDAKFKKLLRKVSSTVYKKNKFVFLMRAIELPFAALCTVALVVLFDIFENNLTVFLDITDVSFLAKNLAIVLCVGIVLLYIYATIIKPVLFTRAIYSKIDVEREQEIVIYDDEVLFVTATSTVHFSFSAFLGTCETDDFVALILKEGSFLQIPKESLNEKAQEILEFLKEKIDQN, via the coding sequence ATGCAAAATGAAAAATTTAGAGCGAAATTTAGTATAAAAAACGATGCTAAATTTAAAAAGCTACTGCGCAAGGTCTCAAGCACCGTCTATAAAAAGAATAAATTTGTATTTTTGATGAGAGCGATCGAGCTGCCATTTGCTGCGCTATGCACAGTAGCTTTGGTTGTGCTTTTTGACATTTTTGAGAACAACTTAACAGTTTTTTTGGATATAACCGACGTCTCTTTTTTGGCAAAAAATTTAGCCATTGTTCTTTGTGTCGGCATAGTCTTGCTCTATATTTATGCGACTATAATTAAACCAGTTTTATTTACTAGAGCCATTTACTCTAAAATCGATGTTGAGCGCGAACAAGAGATCGTTATATATGATGATGAGGTCTTGTTTGTCACAGCGACAAGCACGGTTCATTTTTCGTTTAGTGCGTTTCTTGGTACTTGCGAAACTGATGATTTTGTAGCTTTGATCTTAAAAGAAGGCAGCTTCTTGCAGATCCCAAAAGAGTCGCTAAATGAAAAAGCGCAAGAAATTTTGGAATTTCTAAAAGAAAAGATAGATCAAAATTAG